A region from the Pedosphaera parvula Ellin514 genome encodes:
- a CDS encoding YhjD/YihY/BrkB family envelope integrity protein — translation MAKESKVKKLQTGLLEFLEEKGIVRADGAEPSRLHKFGHFWLLVAKSFSKNKCPVRASALAYGSLLALIPMLAVAISVSTSILKKDGEDRILEMVNKLVDSVVPPAMLSSTNGSVEVVNARVKKSHGQPNVAAAKANSGEVSNPVVAGTNEMALTNGVPGAEGLAGVTNQPAGETNTAAAGVPGAKPVDARKQVAKQINEFIQNTRTGTLGLTGSVLLVFVAISMLSRIEEAFNDIWGVTRGRSWLSRIVQYWAVITLGPIFLALALGLSSGPQLLATKRFLEQMPVASGLLFKLLPVVVLCLSFGLFYMLMPNTKVSWKAAVVGGTVGGILWHFNNMFSVYYVSRVVTNSRFYGSLGMVPVFMVGLYFSWLILLFGAQVAYAYQNRVLYLQQKLSETICQRGREFLALRLIQCVAERFQKGQLPPTVPEMAARLIVPTRMVQQIMQTLVSSHLVVEVVLGKEIGFAAARPLDSMTCHDILLALRVGQGQELATRDEPARSEIYDEYEKILEAERRAASSVTILELTTRAEALKIAGNDLKAVTHSTT, via the coding sequence ATGGCCAAAGAATCAAAGGTTAAGAAGTTGCAGACCGGACTGCTCGAATTCCTGGAGGAGAAGGGGATCGTGCGGGCGGATGGGGCTGAGCCTTCGAGGTTGCATAAGTTCGGCCACTTCTGGCTGTTGGTGGCGAAGAGTTTTTCGAAGAATAAATGTCCGGTGCGTGCTTCGGCGTTGGCTTATGGGTCTTTGCTGGCGTTGATCCCGATGTTGGCGGTGGCGATCAGTGTATCGACGAGCATTCTGAAGAAGGATGGCGAGGATCGGATTTTGGAGATGGTTAACAAGCTCGTGGATAGCGTGGTTCCACCGGCGATGTTGAGTTCGACGAATGGTTCGGTGGAGGTGGTGAACGCGAGGGTTAAAAAGTCGCATGGCCAACCCAATGTAGCGGCGGCAAAAGCAAATTCTGGAGAGGTCAGCAATCCAGTGGTGGCGGGGACGAATGAAATGGCTTTGACGAATGGGGTGCCTGGCGCGGAGGGGTTGGCTGGCGTTACGAATCAACCGGCCGGGGAAACGAACACTGCGGCGGCGGGAGTTCCTGGTGCCAAGCCGGTTGATGCGCGGAAGCAGGTGGCGAAGCAGATCAATGAGTTTATCCAGAATACCAGAACTGGCACGCTGGGGTTGACGGGGTCGGTGCTGCTGGTGTTCGTGGCGATTTCGATGCTGAGCCGGATTGAGGAGGCGTTCAATGATATCTGGGGTGTGACGCGCGGGAGGAGTTGGCTGTCCAGGATTGTGCAGTATTGGGCGGTGATCACGTTGGGACCGATATTTCTCGCACTGGCGCTGGGATTATCCAGCGGGCCGCAATTGCTGGCGACAAAGAGATTTTTGGAACAGATGCCGGTGGCGAGCGGGTTGTTATTCAAGTTGCTGCCCGTCGTGGTGCTCTGTTTGAGTTTCGGTTTGTTTTACATGTTGATGCCGAACACGAAGGTGAGTTGGAAAGCGGCGGTGGTGGGGGGAACGGTTGGAGGAATTCTGTGGCATTTCAACAACATGTTCAGCGTTTATTATGTTTCGCGCGTGGTGACCAACAGCCGGTTTTATGGCAGCCTGGGCATGGTGCCGGTGTTCATGGTGGGATTGTATTTTTCCTGGTTGATTCTATTATTTGGAGCGCAGGTGGCGTATGCGTATCAGAATCGGGTTTTATATCTGCAGCAGAAATTGTCGGAGACCATCTGCCAGCGTGGACGCGAGTTTCTTGCGCTGCGCCTGATCCAATGCGTGGCTGAACGGTTTCAAAAGGGACAGCTGCCGCCGACGGTGCCGGAGATGGCGGCACGTCTGATCGTGCCGACCAGAATGGTGCAGCAGATTATGCAGACTCTGGTAAGTTCCCATCTGGTGGTGGAAGTGGTGCTGGGGAAAGAGATTGGTTTTGCGGCGGCGAGACCGCTTGACTCCATGACGTGCCACGATATTTTGCTGGCATTGCGCGTCGGCCAGGGGCAGGAGTTGGCGACGCGGGATGAGCCAGCCCGCTCGGAAATTTATGACGAATATGAGAAAATCCTGGAAGCGGAACGCAGAGCCGCTTCATCAGTGACGATCCTCGAACTGACCACGCGCGCTGAAGCGCTGAAAATTGCGGGAAATGATTTGAAAGCTGTGACTCACTCAACGACTTAA
- a CDS encoding response regulator transcription factor, with product MTIAVSIVEDDAGLRESICRFIQGAPGFECLGAYASAEEALANVPTRPPEVVLMDINLPKMNGIECVKRLKEKLPSLQIIMLTVYENSDRIFEALAAGAYGYLVKNTPPEKLLEAIEEIAKGGSPMSSHIARKVVQAFQPAVCAVPLIEKLAPREQQVLELLSKGRAYKQIAAEMNLSMGTIRTYIRRIYEKLHVNCRTDAVVKYLDAASSERRPISRK from the coding sequence ATGACTATTGCGGTCAGTATAGTGGAAGATGACGCCGGCCTGCGCGAAAGCATTTGCCGCTTTATTCAAGGCGCTCCTGGATTTGAGTGCCTGGGCGCATATGCGTCCGCTGAGGAAGCCTTGGCCAATGTCCCGACCCGTCCGCCGGAAGTGGTTTTGATGGATATAAATCTGCCGAAAATGAACGGCATTGAATGCGTAAAGCGCTTGAAGGAAAAGCTCCCGAGCCTGCAAATCATAATGCTTACGGTCTATGAGAACAGCGATCGGATTTTTGAAGCCCTTGCCGCCGGCGCTTACGGCTATCTGGTAAAAAATACGCCGCCGGAAAAGTTGCTTGAAGCGATTGAGGAAATCGCAAAAGGCGGTTCCCCCATGTCCAGTCACATCGCAAGAAAGGTCGTGCAGGCTTTCCAACCGGCCGTTTGTGCGGTTCCATTGATCGAAAAGCTTGCACCTCGTGAGCAGCAAGTGCTCGAACTGCTTTCCAAGGGTCGCGCTTACAAACAAATCGCTGCAGAAATGAATTTGAGCATGGGAACAATCCGTACTTACATCCGCCGGATTTACGAGAAGCTTCACGTCAACTGCCGGACTGATGCGGTTGTGAAATACCTTGATGCAGCCAGTTCCGAGCGACGTCCCATTTCAAGGAAATGA
- a CDS encoding DoxX family protein, producing MNQDTIMQTSAELSSVSKVMPWLGAGLTGLVVLFLAFDGITKVIRVARVMEACQKMGIGPDLAVRIGILLLACTALYVIPKTAILGAILLTGYLGGAAATQVIARSGIFPIAFSIGFGLLVWVGLILREPRLVRWILLRQ from the coding sequence ATGAATCAAGACACAATCATGCAAACGTCGGCTGAACTCTCCTCTGTTTCCAAGGTGATGCCGTGGCTGGGAGCAGGCCTCACCGGACTAGTGGTGTTGTTTCTGGCTTTCGACGGAATCACCAAGGTTATCCGCGTGGCTCGGGTGATGGAAGCGTGCCAGAAGATGGGCATTGGCCCTGATTTGGCCGTACGCATCGGCATCCTGTTGCTCGCCTGCACCGCCCTCTACGTGATCCCAAAAACCGCCATCCTCGGGGCGATTCTATTGACTGGCTATCTCGGCGGCGCGGCAGCCACGCAAGTGATCGCCAGAAGCGGAATTTTCCCAATCGCCTTCTCGATTGGCTTTGGCCTGCTGGTCTGGGTGGGACTCATCTTGCGCGAGCCTCGGTTGGTCCGGTGGATTTTATTGCGGCAGTAA
- a CDS encoding response regulator — protein MLAEDDPNDVLLLQFAFREAEIHSPLHTVSNGQEAIDYLSGVGSFSDRERFPIPALLLLDLKMPRKTGIDVLEWLAKDDVMRCLPTVMLSSSTHPGDIEKAYRLGVNAFVVKSPGTAQRTEFCKIIKSFWLTLNELPLVCTDGLEAARKARIADL, from the coding sequence TTGTTGGCGGAAGATGATCCGAATGACGTGTTGCTTTTGCAATTCGCCTTCCGAGAGGCTGAAATACACAGCCCCTTACATACCGTTAGCAATGGACAGGAGGCTATTGATTATCTTTCAGGAGTCGGGTCGTTTTCTGACCGTGAGCGCTTTCCAATTCCAGCTTTGCTGCTTTTGGATTTGAAAATGCCACGCAAAACCGGCATTGATGTTTTGGAGTGGCTTGCGAAAGACGATGTGATGCGTTGCCTGCCGACCGTCATGTTATCTTCCTCCACACATCCTGGTGACATCGAGAAAGCCTACCGGCTTGGTGTCAACGCATTTGTCGTCAAATCTCCAGGAACCGCACAAAGAACGGAGTTCTGTAAAATAATAAAGAGCTTTTGGCTCACATTGAACGAGTTGCCGCTAGTATGCACCGACGGTTTGGAAGCAGCACGTAAAGCCCGAATTGCGGACCTCTAA
- the ald gene encoding alanine dehydrogenase, translating into MIIGVPKEIKDHEYRVALLPSAVYQLIKRGHQVVVERGAGAGAGYPDVDYQQAGATLVEDHRKVFEKAGLIVKVKEPQPSELPLLRQGQIIFTYLHLAASRALTEGMLKTGVTGIAYETIEVNRRLPLLEPMSEIAGRMSVLVGGFFLAKHNGGSGVLLGGVPGVLPGRVVVLGGGASGINAARMATGLGADVTILEVDLERMRFLDITLHTAHTLYSSEAHLVSLLPTVDLLIGAVLVPGAKAPKLINREMLQHMRPGSVLVDIAIDQGGCAETSRATTHQNPVYVEEGVTHYCVANMPGAYARTATQALTNVTYRYVELLADLGLAEACQKQPALIGGINIMDGNVTHKAVAEAHGVPYTAPVLS; encoded by the coding sequence ATGATTATAGGCGTTCCGAAAGAAATCAAGGACCATGAATATCGGGTGGCGTTGCTGCCATCAGCCGTCTATCAACTGATCAAGCGCGGGCACCAGGTGGTGGTGGAGCGAGGCGCGGGAGCCGGTGCGGGTTATCCCGATGTCGATTACCAACAGGCGGGCGCCACGTTGGTGGAGGATCATCGCAAGGTTTTTGAGAAGGCGGGATTGATTGTGAAGGTGAAGGAACCGCAGCCGTCTGAACTGCCGTTGTTGCGACAGGGCCAAATTATTTTCACGTATCTGCACCTGGCAGCGAGTCGTGCGTTGACGGAAGGGATGTTGAAGACGGGCGTCACGGGTATTGCTTATGAAACGATCGAGGTGAATCGCCGGTTGCCTTTGTTGGAGCCGATGAGCGAAATCGCCGGTCGTATGTCGGTGTTGGTGGGCGGCTTTTTTTTGGCGAAGCACAATGGCGGCAGTGGTGTGTTGCTCGGTGGCGTGCCGGGGGTATTGCCGGGTCGCGTGGTGGTGTTGGGCGGCGGAGCATCGGGCATCAATGCGGCGCGGATGGCGACGGGTTTGGGCGCGGATGTGACGATTCTCGAAGTGGATTTGGAACGGATGCGTTTTCTCGACATTACTTTGCATACCGCGCACACGCTTTACTCGAGCGAGGCGCACTTGGTGAGTTTGTTGCCGACGGTGGATTTGTTGATTGGGGCGGTGTTGGTGCCGGGAGCGAAGGCGCCGAAACTGATTAATCGCGAAATGTTGCAGCACATGCGGCCGGGTAGCGTGCTGGTGGATATCGCCATCGACCAGGGTGGTTGCGCCGAGACGTCCCGCGCGACGACGCATCAGAATCCGGTTTATGTGGAGGAAGGCGTGACGCATTATTGTGTGGCGAACATGCCTGGTGCTTATGCGCGAACGGCGACGCAGGCGTTGACGAATGTGACGTATCGCTATGTGGAATTGCTTGCGGATCTTGGCCTGGCGGAAGCTTGCCAGAAGCAGCCAGCGTTGATCGGCGGCATCAATATCATGGATGGCAACGTGACGCACAAGGCCGTGGCCGAGGCGCATGGTGTTCCATACACGGCACCGGTCTTAAGTTAA
- a CDS encoding DUF4287 domain-containing protein, with translation MSFQAYLTNIQAKTGKSPADFRALAEKKGFTHNGQLAVGVKAGAIVKWLKDDFQLGHGHAMAIFALLKGVK, from the coding sequence ATGTCATTTCAAGCATATCTCACGAACATTCAGGCAAAGACCGGCAAAAGCCCCGCTGACTTCCGGGCGCTCGCCGAGAAAAAGGGATTCACACACAATGGGCAACTTGCTGTCGGCGTAAAAGCGGGAGCGATCGTTAAATGGCTCAAAGATGACTTTCAGTTGGGCCATGGTCATGCGATGGCCATCTTCGCCCTGCTAAAAGGAGTGAAATGA
- a CDS encoding helix-turn-helix domain-containing protein, with protein sequence MFHSIATCHWVMVVTRLEGKISLTVRGPETKATMADCPAQGEWFGVLFKLGTFMPLMRSGNLRDRNGVTLPNATGHSFWLNGSAWDFPNFENMETFVNKLVRSGLIGSDRTVEGAIRGELQSVTTRTEQRRVLQVTGLTRGAIHQIERARRATQLLRQGTPILDVVHEAGYYDQAHLTRSLQRFIGQSPARITHGKEQLSFLYNKEPA encoded by the coding sequence ATGTTTCATTCCATCGCCACGTGTCACTGGGTGATGGTCGTCACGCGCCTGGAGGGTAAGATCTCTTTGACCGTGCGCGGGCCGGAAACGAAGGCCACGATGGCGGATTGTCCGGCGCAGGGCGAGTGGTTTGGGGTGCTCTTCAAACTCGGCACCTTCATGCCTCTGATGCGATCAGGCAATCTGCGTGATCGTAACGGCGTGACCCTGCCGAACGCGACGGGACATTCATTCTGGCTAAATGGTTCAGCGTGGGATTTTCCCAACTTTGAGAACATGGAGACGTTTGTGAACAAGCTTGTGCGGAGCGGGTTGATTGGGAGCGATCGCACCGTGGAGGGCGCGATTCGCGGAGAGCTGCAAAGTGTTACGACACGGACCGAACAACGACGCGTGCTCCAGGTAACGGGGTTGACCCGCGGCGCCATTCACCAGATTGAGCGCGCCCGGCGGGCCACTCAGCTCTTGAGGCAAGGCACCCCGATCCTCGATGTGGTTCACGAAGCGGGTTATTACGATCAGGCACATCTCACCCGGTCGCTGCAGCGATTCATCGGACAGAGCCCGGCGCGAATCACGCACGGGAAGGAACAGTTGTCGTTTTTATACAATAAGGAGCCGGCATAG
- a CDS encoding PAS domain-containing sensor histidine kinase → MRENDEQSRALLAAIVDSSEDAIITKNLDGIITSWNQGAEGIFGYTPQEAIGQPVTMLIPPDRMEEEPVILERIKRGERIKHYQTVRRAKNGALLNISLTVSPLINSEGRIIGASKIARDISHEVNTQERVRQSEEQFRVTLSSIGDAVIATDRNGRITFMNSVAETLTGWDTPQAIGIPLDNAFKIVNEFTRQPAENPVNKVIQEGKVVGLANHTILISKDGTERPIDDSGAPIRGSAADLRGVVLVFRDVTERREAEVAALRLAAIVQNSDDAIISKNLDGIITSWNEGAQRIFGYSANEIIGKSIKTLVPPELQEQEDEILGRLRRGERVFHFETIRVAKEGRHIPISLTISPIKDPSGHIIGASKIARDITERKQAEKALAEAKEKLQSYANELELQVRERTRSLEKTITELESFSYSLSHDMRAPLRAIESFSEIVLKDYGETIGAPGVDLLKRTITAAHRMDKLILDLLTLTRLSQAPINLEPIDLEKLIDGIIQGRLEFQPPQAEIKIQKPLFRVTGNEVSLTQCLTNLLDNAVKFVPTGTVPHVRIHSEPNGDGVRLWIEDNGIGINANEKKQLFQMFQRIHSDTYPGTGIGLAIVRKAVERMGGEAGVESEPGKGSQFWLQLQRDGA, encoded by the coding sequence ATGAGGGAAAATGACGAACAATCCCGTGCGTTATTGGCGGCCATCGTGGATTCCTCTGAAGACGCCATCATTACTAAAAACCTCGACGGAATCATCACCAGTTGGAACCAGGGAGCGGAAGGAATTTTTGGTTACACACCGCAGGAGGCCATTGGACAGCCGGTCACAATGCTTATTCCCCCGGACCGAATGGAAGAGGAACCAGTCATTCTGGAGCGAATTAAGCGTGGAGAGCGAATCAAACATTATCAAACGGTTCGGCGGGCCAAAAACGGCGCACTTCTTAATATTTCCCTGACCGTTTCACCCCTCATTAATTCGGAAGGCCGGATTATTGGAGCATCGAAAATTGCGAGAGACATCAGTCACGAAGTGAACACACAGGAACGGGTCCGCCAGAGTGAAGAACAATTTCGTGTCACTTTGTCCAGTATTGGTGATGCAGTAATTGCTACAGATCGAAATGGCCGTATCACGTTCATGAATTCCGTGGCCGAAACACTTACCGGCTGGGATACGCCCCAGGCAATCGGCATTCCGTTGGATAATGCATTCAAGATTGTTAACGAATTCACCCGGCAACCGGCAGAAAACCCAGTGAACAAAGTTATCCAGGAAGGAAAGGTCGTAGGGCTGGCTAATCATACCATTCTCATTTCAAAAGATGGCACAGAACGGCCCATCGACGACAGTGGAGCGCCTATACGTGGGAGTGCAGCAGATTTGAGGGGCGTGGTCCTGGTTTTCCGGGATGTTACCGAGCGCCGTGAAGCCGAAGTCGCAGCTTTGAGGTTGGCGGCTATCGTGCAGAATTCCGATGACGCAATTATCAGCAAGAATCTGGATGGGATTATTACCAGTTGGAACGAAGGAGCGCAGCGCATTTTTGGTTATTCCGCGAACGAAATAATCGGGAAGTCTATCAAAACGCTGGTCCCTCCCGAATTGCAAGAGCAGGAAGATGAAATCCTTGGGCGCTTGCGCCGAGGGGAGCGCGTGTTCCATTTTGAAACAATCCGAGTGGCTAAAGAAGGACGCCACATTCCGATTTCACTGACCATCTCTCCGATCAAAGATCCCAGCGGCCATATAATTGGCGCGTCGAAAATCGCACGGGACATCACAGAGCGCAAACAAGCCGAAAAGGCCCTCGCCGAAGCGAAAGAAAAACTTCAATCTTATGCGAATGAATTGGAACTACAGGTGCGTGAACGGACACGCTCTCTCGAAAAAACCATCACGGAATTGGAATCATTTTCATACAGTCTCTCGCATGACATGCGTGCCCCGCTGCGCGCCATTGAGAGTTTTTCGGAGATAGTATTGAAAGATTACGGTGAAACAATTGGAGCACCAGGTGTCGATTTGCTCAAGAGGACAATTACTGCCGCGCATCGGATGGACAAATTGATTCTGGATTTGCTCACGCTCACACGCTTGTCTCAAGCGCCAATCAATCTCGAACCCATTGACTTGGAAAAGTTAATCGACGGCATCATTCAGGGGAGGCTGGAATTTCAACCACCCCAGGCGGAGATCAAAATTCAAAAGCCGCTGTTTCGTGTAACGGGGAATGAAGTCTCCTTGACGCAGTGCCTCACAAATTTGTTGGACAATGCTGTAAAATTCGTGCCGACTGGCACTGTGCCGCATGTGCGCATTCATTCCGAACCAAATGGCGACGGCGTGCGTCTTTGGATTGAGGATAACGGTATTGGAATTAATGCGAATGAAAAAAAACAGTTGTTCCAAATGTTTCAAAGAATCCACAGCGATACTTATCCGGGAACCGGAATTGGGTTGGCTATTGTCCGTAAAGCAGTTGAACGCATGGGCGGTGAAGCCGGCGTTGAATCCGAACCGGGAAAAGGGAGCCAATTCTGGCTGCAACTTCAAAGAGATGGAGCATGA
- a CDS encoding HEAT repeat domain-containing protein encodes MKVLRTTLITLAVLAVLAVGAFVLRRSPTEQLSDGLRAKPSGMEKVTREIPLVNIPTATERQHRAMKEVRQMGTNATALIPELIELLDDKRPNEAIYTLKGMGLAAEPALIEAASHTNAVRRRNALIALCVIQSTNAARVLSQALHDPDPTVQQVAASRLASLHQNPTDAVPTLIQALETANDETAIRGRARTLASYGEDAKSAVPALLKIVDKGEYNEIVGGAGYALKRIDPKGATQALIARLDAKEPEIRRGAATLVFELKEDAEPAIPALIKHLHDEDQQTRIQCAVGLREIARQGNVVVPALIGCLSDPDPNFRAIAAIALRSFPEEARKAVPRIIELLRETDDQLAATGLFTALSDIDPEAAQKFAQEHNEK; translated from the coding sequence GTGAAGGTACTCCGAACAACATTGATCACTCTGGCTGTCCTGGCCGTTCTAGCCGTTGGTGCGTTTGTTTTGCGCCGCAGCCCAACAGAACAGTTGAGCGACGGTTTACGCGCAAAGCCTTCCGGCATGGAAAAAGTGACGCGTGAAATTCCGCTGGTGAATATACCGACCGCGACTGAACGCCAACATCGGGCGATGAAGGAAGTCAGACAAATGGGCACGAACGCCACCGCGCTCATCCCTGAACTGATCGAACTGCTCGACGACAAAAGACCAAACGAAGCGATTTACACCCTCAAAGGAATGGGTCTGGCGGCCGAACCAGCATTGATCGAGGCTGCGTCTCACACCAACGCCGTTCGCCGGCGCAACGCGCTGATTGCACTCTGCGTCATTCAATCGACGAACGCCGCCCGTGTCCTGAGCCAGGCCTTGCACGATCCCGATCCAACAGTGCAACAAGTCGCCGCAAGCCGTTTGGCCTCGCTGCATCAGAACCCTACGGATGCCGTTCCAACACTCATTCAAGCTCTGGAAACCGCCAATGACGAAACCGCCATTCGGGGCAGAGCACGGACGCTCGCCTCTTACGGAGAAGATGCAAAGTCGGCCGTTCCCGCCTTGCTCAAGATTGTCGATAAGGGCGAGTATAACGAGATCGTCGGCGGTGCGGGCTATGCCTTGAAAAGGATCGATCCCAAGGGTGCAACTCAGGCCTTAATCGCCCGGCTCGATGCCAAAGAACCTGAGATTCGCCGGGGAGCCGCCACTCTGGTCTTCGAACTCAAAGAAGATGCTGAGCCCGCCATTCCAGCGTTAATCAAGCATCTGCACGACGAGGATCAACAGACGCGGATTCAGTGCGCTGTCGGATTGCGCGAAATTGCCAGGCAGGGCAACGTCGTGGTGCCTGCGTTGATCGGATGCTTGTCAGATCCTGACCCGAACTTTCGCGCCATCGCCGCGATTGCTCTGCGCAGCTTTCCGGAAGAGGCCAGGAAAGCGGTTCCAAGAATCATCGAACTTCTCCGCGAAACGGATGATCAACTGGCTGCGACCGGGTTGTTTACCGCGCTGAGCGACATCGACCCTGAGGCGGCGCAAAAGTTCGCCCAAGAACACAACGAAAAATAA